In a single window of the Microbacterium sp. SL75 genome:
- the phoU gene encoding phosphate signaling complex protein PhoU has protein sequence MREVFHQSLEDVQSRLVEIADLVTVAIDRATRAFGTSDVSLAEEVIEADAIIDEKAFELDELAIEILARQQPVARDLRIVVTALRVSASLERMGDMAEHIAQLARSRFPERAIPKGLKSTFTRMGELDVEVSRKLAELLRTQDLRLAEAIRDADDDIDELHVSVFEKVLGDSWKGEATATVDATLASRYHERFADHAVSVAKKVIYLATGDWAGADDESTHEPSPVI, from the coding sequence ATGCGCGAAGTATTCCACCAGTCCCTCGAGGACGTTCAGAGCCGACTGGTCGAGATCGCCGACCTCGTGACCGTTGCGATCGACCGCGCCACCCGCGCGTTCGGCACCAGCGATGTCTCCCTCGCCGAAGAGGTCATCGAAGCCGATGCCATCATCGACGAGAAGGCCTTCGAACTCGACGAGCTCGCGATCGAGATCCTCGCCCGCCAGCAGCCCGTGGCGCGCGACCTGCGTATCGTCGTCACCGCGCTCCGGGTGAGCGCCTCACTCGAGCGCATGGGCGACATGGCCGAGCACATCGCACAGCTCGCGCGCTCGCGCTTCCCCGAGCGCGCGATCCCCAAGGGCTTGAAGAGCACCTTCACCCGCATGGGCGAGCTCGACGTCGAGGTATCGCGCAAGCTCGCCGAGCTGCTGCGCACGCAGGACCTTCGGCTCGCCGAAGCCATCCGCGACGCCGACGACGACATCGACGAACTGCACGTCAGCGTCTTCGAGAAGGTGCTCGGCGACTCCTGGAAGGGTGAGGCGACGGCGACGGTCGACGCGACCCTGGCCAGCCGTTACCACGAGCGCTTCGCCGACCACGCGGTGTCCGTCGCCAAGAAGGTCATCTACCTCGCGACCGGTGACTGGGCCGGCGCCGACGACGAATCCACCCACGAACCGAGCCCGGTCATCTGA
- a CDS encoding phosphoglyceromutase, producing the protein MPHTLILLRHGQSEWNKTNQFTGWVDVRLTDQGKAEAKRGGELLAESGVLPDVLHTSVLSRAIQTANIALDAADRLWIPVKRSWRLNERHYGALQGKDKAQTLEEFGNEQFMLWRRSFDVPPPALPADDQYSQVGDPRYDGIDGEVPDTESLKIVIDRMLPYWHSDIVPDLQAGKTVLVTAHGNSLRGLVKHLEGISDADIAELNIPTGIPLVYRLDDDLKPLGPGEYLDPEAAAAGAAAVAAQGNKH; encoded by the coding sequence ATGCCTCACACGCTGATCCTCCTCCGCCACGGGCAGAGCGAGTGGAACAAGACCAACCAGTTCACCGGCTGGGTCGACGTGCGACTCACCGACCAGGGCAAGGCCGAGGCGAAGCGCGGCGGTGAGCTGCTCGCCGAGTCCGGTGTCCTTCCCGACGTGCTGCACACCTCGGTGCTCAGCCGCGCGATCCAGACGGCCAACATCGCCCTCGATGCCGCCGATCGCCTCTGGATCCCGGTCAAGCGGTCGTGGCGCCTCAATGAGCGTCATTACGGCGCTCTGCAGGGCAAGGACAAGGCGCAGACCCTCGAGGAGTTCGGTAACGAGCAGTTCATGCTCTGGCGTCGTTCGTTCGACGTTCCGCCGCCGGCCCTGCCCGCCGACGACCAGTACAGCCAGGTCGGCGACCCCCGTTACGACGGGATCGACGGCGAGGTGCCCGACACCGAGTCCCTGAAGATCGTCATCGACCGCATGCTGCCCTACTGGCACAGCGACATCGTCCCCGACCTGCAGGCCGGCAAGACCGTGCTCGTCACGGCGCACGGCAACTCGCTGCGCGGTCTCGTGAAGCATCTCGAGGGCATCAGCGACGCCGACATCGCCGAGCTGAACATCCCGACCGGCATCCCGCTGGTCTACCGCCTCGACGACGACCTCAAGCCCCTCGGTCCGGGCGAGTACCTCGACCCCGAGGCCGCGGCCGCCGGCGCCGCCGCCGTCGCCGCCCAGGGCAACAAGCACTGA
- a CDS encoding class I SAM-dependent methyltransferase, producing the protein MTPSPVGRPTRGTTGVNRLRRIDRWIARHPVLRRADDPLVVDLGFGASAVTPLELLARLRSQRPDAEVLGLEIDPDRVARAREQSAGVEGVSFARGGFEVPLPASRRPAIIRAMNVLRQYDEGDVADAWGRMCARLQPDGILVEGTCDEIGRVATWTEVGADAVARSLTISLRLAELDSPAIAAERLPKALIHRNVEGERVHEFVTSLDREWARAAAVAPFGPVHRWRTAMLALADAGWPLLRRERWRLGEVGVAWEAVAPS; encoded by the coding sequence GTGACCCCCTCCCCCGTCGGCCGTCCCACCCGCGGCACGACCGGGGTCAATCGCCTTCGTCGTATCGACCGCTGGATCGCTCGGCACCCGGTCCTCCGTCGTGCCGACGACCCGCTCGTGGTCGACCTCGGCTTCGGAGCGAGTGCGGTGACTCCCCTCGAGCTCCTCGCCCGGCTTCGCAGCCAGAGACCGGACGCCGAGGTCCTCGGCCTCGAGATCGACCCCGACCGCGTCGCTCGGGCCCGCGAACAGTCCGCCGGGGTCGAGGGCGTGTCTTTCGCACGCGGGGGCTTCGAAGTCCCCCTGCCGGCGTCTCGTCGCCCCGCGATCATCCGAGCCATGAACGTGCTCCGCCAGTATGACGAGGGCGACGTCGCCGACGCCTGGGGTCGCATGTGCGCGCGGCTGCAGCCCGACGGCATCCTGGTCGAGGGAACCTGCGACGAGATCGGCCGCGTCGCGACCTGGACGGAGGTGGGAGCGGATGCCGTAGCCCGCAGTCTCACCATCTCGCTGCGCCTCGCCGAGCTCGATTCCCCCGCGATCGCCGCCGAGCGCCTGCCGAAGGCCCTGATCCACCGCAACGTCGAGGGAGAACGCGTGCATGAGTTCGTGACCTCGCTCGATCGCGAATGGGCCCGAGCCGCGGCGGTCGCCCCGTTCGGGCCGGTCCACCGGTGGCGCACGGCGATGCTCGCCCTGGCCGACGCGGGGTGGCCCCTGCTGCGCCGCGAGAGGTGGCGGCTCGGCGAAGTGGGCGTGGCGTGGGAGGCAGTCGCTCCGAGCTGA